The DNA window ATCTATTATCTCTGCTTTACCCGTAGCTATTTTACCAGCAGCGAAAGCCAGAACACCCAGTACCATACCAATGGCTTCCGCATAGAAGGCCTCCTCGAAAAACAGGGCCAGGAAGAAAAAATCGTTTGCACCGTTAAAGACGGGAAAAAGGAAGTATCCCTCAACGATGAAAAATACGACCGCTTTTCCCGGCACATAGGCCAGTTCCCAGCCGTCATGATAGCCCCCGACGACGCCGAAATCATCCTTGGCGGCAGCGAAGAACGCCGCAAATGGCTGGACACTCTCCTGTCTCAGCTCTACCCTGACTATCTCGAGCATCTCATCGTATACCAGAAAATACTGCTGCAGCGTAACAGCCTGCTTAAAAATATCGCTGCGACCGGACAACACCAGGATAGCCTCCTGGACGTCTTCGACCAGCAACTGGTACAACATGGCATTCCCGTATTTGAACAAAGGAAGGCCTTCCTCACCGCTTTCATTCCGCAGGTACAACAACTATACGATTTTATCTCCGGCACCCATGAAATCGTCAATATCCGCTATCAGTGCACCCTGCAGGAAGAAGACTACGCCACTCAGCTGAATACTGCCCGGTACAAGGACCTGCAACTGCAACGCACTACTGCCGGCATTCATCGTGATGACCTCCTCTTCCTCCTCAATGAACACCCCATGAAAAA is part of the Chitinophaga flava genome and encodes:
- the recF gene encoding DNA replication/repair protein RecF (All proteins in this family for which functions are known are DNA-binding proteins that assist the filamentation of RecA onto DNA for the initiation of recombination or recombinational repair.), whose amino-acid sequence is MLHIQTISLVQFKNYTRQDFRFQQRIVGITGRNGSGKTNLLDAIYYLCFTRSYFTSSESQNTQYHTNGFRIEGLLEKQGQEEKIVCTVKDGKKEVSLNDEKYDRFSRHIGQFPAVMIAPDDAEIILGGSEERRKWLDTLLSQLYPDYLEHLIVYQKILLQRNSLLKNIAATGQHQDSLLDVFDQQLVQHGIPVFEQRKAFLTAFIPQVQQLYDFISGTHEIVNIRYQCTLQEEDYATQLNTARYKDLQLQRTTAGIHRDDLLFLLNEHPMKNSASQGQRKSFLFALKLAQFEVIRQHKQFAPLLLLDDVFEKLDQERVMRLISLVASDSYGQVFITDTHAERLQHSFEATGQTIQLLKI